The sequence below is a genomic window from Betaproteobacteria bacterium.
CGCCCCCTTCACGTTCTATCCGCTGTTCGCCGACGCCGGTTGGCTCGGGCCGCTCAAGGGCACGCAATCGACGCCCGAGCAGGCCAGCGCCTACCACATGCTGTCGGTGGAAAGCCTGCTCGGAATTCCCATCCAGGCGTTCGCCGAAACGGTGATCGGCTTTCTTGTGTTCGGCACGGCGCTGATGATGACCGGGGCAGGGCGCTTCTTCATCAACGTCGCGTTCGCATTGTGCGGCACGTTTCGCGGCGGCGCGGCGAAGGTCTGCATCTTCTCGAGCGCGCTGCTCGGCATGATGTCGGGGTCGGTGGTCAGCAACGTCCTCACCGCGGGCACGATGACCATCCCGGTCATGAAGCGCACCGGATTCCGCTCGAGCTACGCGGCCGCCATCGAAGCATGCGCCTCCACCGGTGCGGTGCTCGCACCCCCGGTCATGGGCGCAACCGCATTCGTCATGGCGCAGTTTCTCAACATCAGTTACGCGCAGGTGGCGCTCGCCGCGACTATTCCGGCCGCGCTCTATTACTTCGGGCTCTTCATGCAGGTGGATGCCTATGCGGCGCGGCACGGCTTGCAGGGGCTGCCGCGCGAGGAATTGCCGAGCCTGTGGGCGTCGATCAAGGACGGCTGGTACTACGCCTTCGTGATCGTGCTGCTGATTTTCATGCTGCTGGTGATGAAGCGCGAGAGCCACGCGCCGTTCTACGCCACGGCGCTGTTGCTGGTGTTGAATCAGCTGTTCAATCGCGAACGTTGGGGGTGGCGAGCGCTCGTGGCCTTCCTCGAAGTCAACGGCAGGACCTTCGTCGAGCTGGTCGGGATCCTGGCCGGGTGCGGCCTTCTGATCGGCGCGTTTTCGCTCACCGGCGTCATCTCCAGTCTCGCCAACGACATGTTGACCATCGCTGGCAACAACGCATTGCTGCTGCTCGCGATGACCGCGGTGACGAGCCTGGTGCTCGGGCTCGGCCTGACCACGACCGCGTGCTACATCTTCCTCGCCATCCTGATCGGTCCGGCACTGGAGCAGGCGGGACTCAACAAGATGGCCGTGCACATGTTCGTGTTCTACTGGGGGATGCTTTCCGCGATCACCCCGCCGGTGGCGATCGCGTCGTTCGCCGCCGCGGGCATCGCCAATTCGCCGCCGATGCAGACCGGATGGGAGTCGATGCGCATCGGCTCGATCATCTACTTCATTCCATTTTTCTTCGTGCTCAATCCCGCGTTCGTGCTGCAGGGGCCGTGGTGGGAATCGCTGCTGGTCACGCTCACGGCAGGCATCGGCGTGATCTTCATCTGCGGCGGACTGCAGGGTTACCAGCTCGGCGTGGGCAACATGCAGGCGACCGGACGGGCGCAGATGCCGCTACGCGCCCTGCTCATGATCGGCGGCCTCATCCTCGCGGCGCCGGGTGGCGGCATCATGCCTTTCGGGCATACCGAGATGCTGGCCGCGGCGCTGGTGTTGCTCGTGCCTGGCATGCTGATCGCACGCTGGCTCGTGCGCCGCTCGCGCCACCAAGTGCTGCCCGCGTCCGGCAGCCTTGCTGCCGCAGCGGTGGAAATTCCGAAGAGCGACGTGCTGCCTGGATTCCCGCCGCCGCGGGAATGACTAGGCGGCACGCGCGTGCGCCAACCACACCACCCCGGCGCTCCGCGCCACCCCTCCTCCTGAGAGGAGGGGAAACCAACGCACTCCCCTCCTCGTCGAGGAGCAACGAGAAGTAGGCGGTACGAGTGCGTCAACCACACCGCCGTGGCGCTGCGCGCCACCCCTCCTTGTGAGAGGCGGGGAGATCCAGTTCTTCCCCTCCTCGTCGAGGAGGGGCTGGACGCGACGAGGTCGCGGACGGGGTGGTCCAGCGCGCATCGCCGGCGGCAAATGAAACGGGGGTCCGAAGACCCCCGTCGCTCGAGTATCCGCAAGGCGCGGAGCACAGTGCCCTAGTTGGCCTTCGCGCCGCTCGCCTTGACGACCTTGCTCCATTTCTCCAGGTCGCCGACGAGGTAGGACTTGAATTGCTGTGGCGTGCTGCCGATCGGGGTCGAACCCATGTTGATGAGCGTTTTCTGCATTTCGGGGGTGTGCATGATCTTGATCAGCTCGGCGTGCAAGCGTTGGACCAATGCAGGCGGCATGTTCTTGGGCCCCATCACGCCGTACCAGCCTTCGACCTCGAAGCCCGGTAATCCCTGCTCGGCGATGGTCGGGATATCGGGCAGGCCCGGCGCCCGCTTGGCCGAGGTAATGCCGAGCGCACGCAGCTTGCCGGTGGCAGCCATGCGCGCCCCGGCCGCCAGGCCCATGAAGTTGAAGTGGTACTCCTGCCCCAGCAGCGCGGCCAGCGCCGGGCCGGTGCCCTTGTAGGGAATGTGGACCGCCTGCACGCCGGTCATCAGCTTGAACAGCTCGCCGGACAAATGACCGCCGCTGCCGATGCCGGCCGATCCGAAGTTGAGCGAGCCCTTATAGCTTTTGGCCCAGGTCAGGAACTCCTTGAAGTCCTTCGCCGGCGTGGCCGGATGCACGACCAGCAGCAGTGCGGCCGCGGTGAGCTGCGTGATCGGCGTGAAATCGTCGATCGGGTGGTACGGCAGCTTGGGTAGCAGCGCTGCGTTGATGATGTGCTGGTGGTAAGGCAGGAACAGTGTATGGCCGTCGGGCGCCGCGTTGGTCGTCAGCTCGGCAGCCAATACGCCGGAAGCACTGGCGCGATTGTCGACGATGAACTGCTGTTTCAGATTGCGCGTGAGCCGGTCACTGAAGAGCCGCGCCAGGATGTCGGTCGTGCCGCCTGGAGCCGCGGGGGTGATGAAGCGCACCGGCCGCGTGGGATAGTTGGAAACATCCTTCTTGCCCTGCGCAAGCACGGGCGAAGCGGAGAAAACGGCGCCGGCGAACGCAACAGCCGCGCGGAGCCGCCAAGAGCATGCGTTGAGTTTCATTCCTTCATCCATCATCCGTAGTCGAGTTCCGAAGAATACTGGGAGCAGGTAGTGCGGGCAAATACGGAGTACCGGACGTGCATGCCCTCTAATCCTGACCGTACGGAAACGGGGTCGGTCGTTCAGCCCCGGTCACCGTCGAGAGCTCGTGCGGCTGGCTGCTCGCGGGCTGCTGACACGTAAGCCCCAATGCCAGGTAGAGCAGCGTCCAAAGTAAGCGAGGCGTAAGCGAAGGGGGTTAAAAAGAACGTCACGCAGCAGGCGTTGCTGTGACGGACGCCCCTATCGCTTCCCGGAGGTCTCCCGATGACGCGGCAGCCCGAGATCGATGCATTGCGCGGCTTGATGCTGGTGCTCATGTGCGTGAGCCATCTGCCGACGCGCTTCGCCGAATGGCTCGGGCAGCCGTTCGGCTTCGTTTCCGCCGCCGAAGGCTTCGTATTCCTGTCCGCTTATCTCGTCGGAGTGGTGTATTCCGGTCGCGCACGGAGATTCGGGCAGGCCGAAATGCGCAAGGCGCTGTGGCGGCGTGCCGCAGTGGTCTACCGCTCTCATGTGGCCATGCTGGCCTTTCTCTTCACCATCATCGCCTGGATCGGGATTCGGTCCGAGCGCCAGGCGATCACCAACTTGATCTCCTTCTATCTGCAGGAGCCGTGGACCGCGCTCTGGACCAGCGCTGCATTGATCTATACGCCGCCGTTGCTCGACATCCTGCCCATGTACGTGCTCTTCATGGCGGCCTCGCCGCTGGTCCTTCCGCTGGCGATGCGTCCCGGTGGAAAGGCCGTGGTGATCGCGTTGAGCGCCTCGCTGTGGATTGCTGCCCAGTTCGGATTGAACGACGTCGCGTACGCTGCGGTGGCGAAATCGATCCACCATCGAGTGCCTCTGGACCAGAATGGCGCCTTCGACCTGTGGGCCTGGCAGTTCGTATGGACGTTGGGCCTCTGCCTCGGTGCGAGACGAGCGCTTGCGACGGGCCGGTCACCTTGGGTGTCTGCGCGCTTCGCCGCCCGGATTGCGGCGGTCGCGCTATTCGTGGCCCTCGGGTGCATGCTGTGGCGTCACGCCGTGGGGCAGGCGCCTTTCCCCGGCGTGCCGCAGCTCGACGTCCTGTTCGACAAGTGGCACCTGGGCCCGCTGCGGATGCTGAACTTCTTCGCGCTGGCGGTCGTGCTGATGCACTTTGGCCCGCGGCTTGCTCCGCTGGCGCGTGCGCCCGGCCTGCAACTTCTGGGCAGGCAATCGCTGCCGGCGTTCTGTGCGCACCTGGTCGTCGTGCTAATAGCCCTCAGCGTGATTGGCGACAACGCCGATCAGCTGTCCATCTGGACCGAGCTCGGTCTGGTAGGCGGCACGCTGTTCATCGTCGGTTTCGTCGCCTGGGTAGCGTCGGAGAACGGGCGCAAGGGCCGATCGCCACAGGGCATAGCCCTTGGCGTTCAGATGCAGGCCGTCGGGGGCGAAAAGCTCTCCGCGCGGTAGCCCGTCGCTGCCCAGCATCGCACCGAATACGTCCACGTAAGCCAGTCGCGGCCGGCCACGAACGTAGGATTCGATCAATCGGTTCGTGATGCGCGCCTGCTGCAGCAGCGCTTGCCGGGCAGGGCTCGGCTTGATCGAAATGAATGCCAGCCGGGCGGCGGGCAGGCGCTGCTGAATGCGCTCGGCGAACGCCGCGAATCGCCGCAGCACTTCGCGCGGCGAGGTGCCTTCGGCAAGGTCGTTATCGCCCGCATAGAGCAATACCAGGCGCGGCCGGTACTTGACGACCAATTGATCGAGGTGCTCGATGCAATCGGATAGACGGGCGCCGCCGAAGCCACGCTTCAGCACCACGGTACTGCCGAATTGACCTTCGAGGCCCTGCCATAACCGTACCGAGGAACTGCCGACGAATATGACAGCGCCCGGGCGCGGCGGCTTCAACCGGTCCATCGCCGCGAAATCGCGCATGGCGTTTGCCCAGCGACTGGGCGCAGTGGCGCCGGCCGCGCGCTCGTCGGCACACGCAGCCGCCGTCCATAGCAGGAGTATCGCGAGACCGCAGCGAAGCATGGGCGACAAAGGAACGCTACACGGGATCAAGTCCCGTCTCGTGCAACACTTCGCGAGCGGCATGCGAGCGCATGAAATCGACGAACGCCCGATTGCCTGCGTGCTGCGTCGAGCCGGTGAACACGGTCGCGCCATATACGATGGTCTGCCGAAGCTCGGCCGGCAGCGGACCGATGATCGTGATGCCCGCAACCGGCAGCAGCTCGGCGGGCTGCTGCACGCCGATATCGGCCTCACCGCGCACCAGCACCGGACCGACCATCTCGCCGGGGCGCGGTTTGACGAGCTTCGCTGCGACGGCGTCAGCGATTCCGAGCCGTTCGCAAGCCTGGAGGAAGTGAATACCGCTCGCGCCACGGCTGTAACAGACCGCCTTCGCCGCGAGCAGCGCTTCCTTCAGCTTCTGCGGCGAGCTGATGTCCGGCTTGGTTGTACCTTCCTTTACCGCGACTGCGGCGCTGGAATGCGCGAATGCGGTGCGACTGCTGCCGACGAGACGGCCTTCGTCGATGAGCGGTCCGGAAAATTCCTCGGGGCCGACGAAAATGTCCGCAGGTATGCCACCACTGATCTTCTTGGCGAGCTCCGGTCCTGCCCCATAGGTGATGTCGACCGTGTAACCGTTCTCGCGCTCGAACACCGGCACGAGCTCGATCAGGGCCTCTTTGCACGACATCGTGCATATGACCACGAGTGTTCCTTGCTGCCCCTTGGCTGAGTCGCTCATGTGGATTCCCGATCGCTGGTAAAGACGCGCATCTTCGCCTTCAATGGCGCGGAGGCGCAAGTACGCAAATTATGCCACCTACGCGCCTTGCGCATGCACCTCCGACGAGCGGAGAAATAGGCTCCGATACAGGTTGTCGAAGATATGAACGCCGAGCTGCAGGCCTTGCTCGATGTAGTATCGGCGATCGGGATCGTCCCAGCGTGGCTCGATCACCGCGAAGAACTCTTCGGCATGGCGCTCGTCGATCTCGGCGTGCAGTTTGTAGTGAATCAGGATTTCTGCACTCAGCCAGCCGCGCTGCACGACGCCGCTGCCGATGGAAGCGGAGATACGTGCGAACGACCGCTCGATCACTCCCATGCACGCGATGCCCACCTCGAGCTCGTCCAGCACATCATGCCCAAGGCCACCACGACCAGCAGCGCCGACACAATGTACTGGATGCTTACCAACGTCACCTTCTTCAGCAGTCGACTGCCCAGCCAAGCTCCGAGGAATGCCGCGAATGCGGCTAAAGCAAGCAAGATATATTCCGAACGTGACCGAGTGCTCGCGAACGTCTGCCAGTAGACGCTCAGCCGGACAATGTCGATAACAAATGCCACGGCGGCCCCCGTGGCGATGTAGGCCTCCTTGGTCAGGCCCGCTTTGATCAAGGGCAGACCGCAAAGCGCCCTGCATGCCCGACAAGCCACCGAAGAAGCCGCTCAGTAGTCCGCCGACGGGTAGAAAGTTCGCGGGGAAGGCCAAATCGCGAAGCCGTGGTGCGACCTCGAGCAGGGAGAAGACGAGAAGCAGTGCGCCGACGATAAACTTCAACGGCGTCGCGACGAATGTTCGATCCAACATCGTATAGCTCGCCAATGGGGCGGCTTCGGCCGCCACGAGCAGCAACTGCGCACCGAAATAGGCAGCTACGATCGCAGGCAGTCCGAAACGAATCGCAATGCCAAAATCGATATGACGCCGCACGAGTACGAGCTTGAATCCCCCATTCAGAAAATGCACGATCGCCGTGAGCGCAATCGCCTTCTCGACCGGAAAGAAGAGAACGAACGCAGGGAGCAGCAACGTGCCCAGCCCAAAGCCCGAGAAGAAGGTCAGCATCGAAGCCAGCAGCGCGGTTGCGCACACGACGGCGAATACCATTGCGTAGCTCCTTCGACATCAGAACGATGGTGGCGGTGCGTGGCCGGTCACTGCAGTACGTGCTCAAGCCCCCAGCCGGTGACTGCGCTCAGTATGACAACCAGCCAAGGCGGCGTCTTCCAGAAGACAAGCAGCGCGAAGGCCACCAGCCCAAAAGCAAAATCGGGAGGCGAGTGGATCGCACTGGTCCACACTGGGTGATACAACGCGGCGAGCAGGAGCCCAACGACGGCCGCATTGACGCCCACCAGCGCTGAGCGCACGGTGCGGAAACGACGCAGATCGTCCCAGAAGGGGAGCACGCCGATAGTCAGCAAAAGCGCTGGGAGGAAGATGGCGGCGGTGCACAGTGCGGCCCCTGCCCACCCACTCGGTTCGGGCCCCATGATCGCCCCAAGATAGGCCGCAAACGTAAAGAGCGGCCCCGGCACGGCCTGGGCAGCACCATACCCAGCGAGGAAGGCGTCGTTTGACACCCAGCCCGTCGGCACGACCTCCGACTGCAGCAACGGCAGGACTACGTGGCCTCCGCCGAACACCAGCGACCCCGATCGGTAGAAGCTGTCGAACAAGGCGAGCGACTGGCTCGGGTAGACGGCCGCGAATATCGGCAGCCCGATCAACAGTGCGAAGAACAAGGCAAGACTAACGGCGCCAGCTGTCTTACCGAGCGATATGCGCATGGCGACATGGCTGTCGTCCACCTTGGCACCCAGCCATAAAACGCCGACGAGCGCCCCGACTAGAATGGCGCCGACTTGCCCCCATGTGGTCGGAGAAAGCATTGCGATGATGGAGGCCCCCACTGCGAGGGTGAATCGCTGAGCATCCGGTGTGAGATTACGCGCCATACCCCATACCGCCTGCGCCACGATCGCGACCGCGACGACTTTGAGTCCGTGCAGCCAGCCGGCATCGGAGTCCTTCGCGAAGGACTCGACGCCGAACGCGAAAAGGATCAAGGCAAGCGCGGACGGAAGCGTAAAACCGATCCACGCCGCCAGTGCTCCGGGCAGCCCGGCGCGTGAAAGCCCGATGCCGATGCCGACCTTGCTGCTCGCGGGCCCAGGAGTGAACTGGCACAGCGCCACCAGGTCTGCGTAGACGCGTTCCTCTAGCCACTTGCGGCGCGCGACGAACTCCTCGCGGAAGTAACCGAGATGCGCAATGGGGCCGCCGAACGACGTGCAGCCTAGCATGAGAAAGACCTTGAACACTTCGAACGCTGATCCGGTTCCCGAGCTCGATTGCGATGGTGCTTCAGACACGTTCATTGCCCTCCCTTGTGACCGTAGCCAGCAACCGACTTACAATCCCCCGTAGGGACGGCCTAACTATGCCGTCCGATGCTTCGCGACAAGTCGACCAGTAAATGCTGCCATCTCGCCGAGTGCCGTTATCGTTGGGCATTATCGTAAACCGATATCAATGAAAAGCGCAATCATCCGCGACGTAATGCTGTCCTTCGTTCGTGTGCACATCCTTCATCATGCGGCGAAGGAAGCGGTCTACGGCCTGGCGATGATCGAGGAACTGCGTCGACACGGCTACGATCTCAGTCCGGGCACGCTCTACCCGATTCTCCACGGCATGGAGCAGTCGGGTCTGCTCAAGTGCGAACACGAAGTCGTGTCGGGCAAGGTGCGCAAGTACTACACGGCCACCGCCAAAGGGCGCCGCACGCTGGAGGAACTGCAGGGAAAGATCAAGGAGCTCTTCGGGGAACTATTCGAAGAGTAATGGAGACGTGGAGCGCCGCAGAATCGCTCGTCGCAGCCGCCTGCATTTGCGAATCCTGCGATTTCCGGGCGGCTCAATGGTATCGAGGATCGGTCCCGCAAACACGGATACCAGGGCTTCAAGTCAGCGACTGCCCTCGGCCGGGTGCACACATCGAGCAAGGCGACCGTAAAGCAGTCCTCCCGCGATCCGCCCGATGAATTTGTGGTGCATACGAGTGCCTCGTCCGTTTGAGAGGCCGTCGGGTTCGCTCTTGAACGGCTCCGGCAGGTCCTTCTTCAGCGCCGCGGGGAAAACCGGAGGAAGATTGCCGTCGGGGGTCCGCAGTTCGATGCCGCCAACCCGGCGGTCGGCCATACCGTAGACGAAGATTTTCTTGTTCTTTGCGATTTGGGTGACTGCCTCCCGGATCGAGCCCTTCGTCTGAGCGATGAAGGCGAGGGAGTACAGAAGCGAGGATTTCGTCCCTTTCGAAACGTCATCGGCGATGCCATCGAGAACCGCATTGTCATGGGCGTGCGGCGAGAACGTCACTTCAGCGCGGATGCCAGCGATCCCAAGTCTGATCCACTTACTTGCGCTCGTCGTCACCCCGAAATCGCGCGCGCGGTCGTGCTGCATATAACTCTCGAAGGCCGCCCGAAAGACCTTTACCGGGCCTGGCCCACGCAAGATGACCGCGTTGTTGTTTTGCACGAAAAAGCCACGCCAAGTATAGTTCGTGGATCCGCAGACCACGGCTTTGCATTTCTTGCCATCTACGACGATGGTCTTGTTGTGCTGGAGATTGCTCATGTGGTGGCGCTTCACCTGAGCGCCTGCCTTCTTCAAACGACGCTCGGCGACTGACTCACCAGAGTCCGGGTCGCCGTGTTCCTTGCTGTCGTCGATGATGATCCGCAGCCGTCTGCCAAGCTTCGACAGGCGTGTGTATACCTCGCGTTCGCTCAGATCGTAGGCAACAACCTCGACTTCCGCGCTTTTGTCCGCAATTGCCTCGTCGAGCACTTCGAGAATGGCGTCGCGCGCCTCGAATCCCATCCATGCGAGGGCGCTCTCTGCTTTAGGGTGCGACGGAGAGAAGTCCAATCCCTTCTTTGCCGATA
It includes:
- the chrA gene encoding chromate efflux transporter, yielding MNVSEAPSQSSSGTGSAFEVFKVFLMLGCTSFGGPIAHLGYFREEFVARRKWLEERVYADLVALCQFTPGPASSKVGIGIGLSRAGLPGALAAWIGFTLPSALALILFAFGVESFAKDSDAGWLHGLKVVAVAIVAQAVWGMARNLTPDAQRFTLAVGASIIAMLSPTTWGQVGAILVGALVGVLWLGAKVDDSHVAMRISLGKTAGAVSLALFFALLIGLPIFAAVYPSQSLALFDSFYRSGSLVFGGGHVVLPLLQSEVVPTGWVSNDAFLAGYGAAQAVPGPLFTFAAYLGAIMGPEPSGWAGAALCTAAIFLPALLLTIGVLPFWDDLRRFRTVRSALVGVNAAVVGLLLAALYHPVWTSAIHSPPDFAFGLVAFALLVFWKTPPWLVVILSAVTGWGLEHVLQ
- a CDS encoding TRAP transporter fused permease subunit, translating into MADSPGAAPAFDDPHAAPVEAETRRIRSLRGVWRWLLIGAAAFTIFLCINQQFVLRFFVGFTPLNTEYYYALVLVMLPFVFVVFPGSPRASLTRVPWYDTVLFVLTIAVSVLLMLNIRKAAELGWEFGGAPETVIWAGYVLWALLLEGLRRTGGWGLLLSVAPFTFYPLFADAGWLGPLKGTQSTPEQASAYHMLSVESLLGIPIQAFAETVIGFLVFGTALMMTGAGRFFINVAFALCGTFRGGAAKVCIFSSALLGMMSGSVVSNVLTAGTMTIPVMKRTGFRSSYAAAIEACASTGAVLAPPVMGATAFVMAQFLNISYAQVALAATIPAALYYFGLFMQVDAYAARHGLQGLPREELPSLWASIKDGWYYAFVIVLLIFMLLVMKRESHAPFYATALLLVLNQLFNRERWGWRALVAFLEVNGRTFVELVGILAGCGLLIGAFSLTGVISSLANDMLTIAGNNALLLLAMTAVTSLVLGLGLTTTACYIFLAILIGPALEQAGLNKMAVHMFVFYWGMLSAITPPVAIASFAAAGIANSPPMQTGWESMRIGSIIYFIPFFFVLNPAFVLQGPWWESLLVTLTAGIGVIFICGGLQGYQLGVGNMQATGRAQMPLRALLMIGGLILAAPGGGIMPFGHTEMLAAALVLLVPGMLIARWLVRRSRHQVLPASGSLAAAAVEIPKSDVLPGFPPPRE
- the modA gene encoding molybdate ABC transporter substrate-binding protein, which produces MSDSAKGQQGTLVVICTMSCKEALIELVPVFERENGYTVDITYGAGPELAKKISGGIPADIFVGPEEFSGPLIDEGRLVGSSRTAFAHSSAAVAVKEGTTKPDISSPQKLKEALLAAKAVCYSRGASGIHFLQACERLGIADAVAAKLVKPRPGEMVGPVLVRGEADIGVQQPAELLPVAGITIIGPLPAELRQTIVYGATVFTGSTQHAGNRAFVDFMRSHAAREVLHETGLDPV
- a CDS encoding GDSL family lipase — protein: MARPCSPARRSTQAIGRSSISCARMPLAKCCTRRDLIPCSVPLSPMLRCGLAILLLWTAAACADERAAGATAPSRWANAMRDFAAMDRLKPPRPGAVIFVGSSSVRLWQGLEGQFGSTVVLKRGFGGARLSDCIEHLDQLVVKYRPRLVLLYAGDNDLAEGTSPREVLRRFAAFAERIQQRLPAARLAFISIKPSPARQALLQQARITNRLIESYVRGRPRLAYVDVFGAMLGSDGLPRGELFAPDGLHLNAKGYALWRSALAPVLRRYPGDETDDEQRAAYQTELGPDGQLIGVVANHAEGY
- a CDS encoding tripartite tricarboxylate transporter substrate binding protein — encoded protein: MMDEGMKLNACSWRLRAAVAFAGAVFSASPVLAQGKKDVSNYPTRPVRFITPAAPGGTTDILARLFSDRLTRNLKQQFIVDNRASASGVLAAELTTNAAPDGHTLFLPYHQHIINAALLPKLPYHPIDDFTPITQLTAAALLLVVHPATPAKDFKEFLTWAKSYKGSLNFGSAGIGSGGHLSGELFKLMTGVQAVHIPYKGTGPALAALLGQEYHFNFMGLAAGARMAATGKLRALGITSAKRAPGLPDIPTIAEQGLPGFEVEGWYGVMGPKNMPPALVQRLHAELIKIMHTPEMQKTLINMGSTPIGSTPQQFKSYLVGDLEKWSKVVKASGAKAN
- a CDS encoding PadR family transcriptional regulator, whose translation is MKSAIIRDVMLSFVRVHILHHAAKEAVYGLAMIEELRRHGYDLSPGTLYPILHGMEQSGLLKCEHEVVSGKVRKYYTATAKGRRTLEELQGKIKELFGELFEE
- a CDS encoding OpgC domain-containing protein, with the protein product MTRQPEIDALRGLMLVLMCVSHLPTRFAEWLGQPFGFVSAAEGFVFLSAYLVGVVYSGRARRFGQAEMRKALWRRAAVVYRSHVAMLAFLFTIIAWIGIRSERQAITNLISFYLQEPWTALWTSAALIYTPPLLDILPMYVLFMAASPLVLPLAMRPGGKAVVIALSASLWIAAQFGLNDVAYAAVAKSIHHRVPLDQNGAFDLWAWQFVWTLGLCLGARRALATGRSPWVSARFAARIAAVALFVALGCMLWRHAVGQAPFPGVPQLDVLFDKWHLGPLRMLNFFALAVVLMHFGPRLAPLARAPGLQLLGRQSLPAFCAHLVVVLIALSVIGDNADQLSIWTELGLVGGTLFIVGFVAWVASENGRKGRSPQGIALGVQMQAVGGEKLSAR